Proteins from one Legionella taurinensis genomic window:
- a CDS encoding sensor histidine kinase, whose product MLDPQHEERNLASKWRLLFVYHFYRLGCVLLFFGILIYDALGFHEYNWPFIALNTMYLVMALLFLYLQYLHRPGFKTQVIISGTMDIIAQALLISLLGNTRSWLGILLNATIAALSILVPGRLAIFFASIASCILLGFSILQYIHSDSDNLSTFFYSGVHGAGIFATAITAWYLANRVRASETLAVHRSHELASMQRINEYIVERLHSGVIYVDANQTIKLINGAARQFFNCLQTLNLATIEQLSPSLDKKYQDYLKKITDSFRPAKTIINDPYLRVHFFPTQVGTKVAVLILLDDMSAVSQQAQQLKLASLGRFSASIAHELRNPLGAISHAVQLMGENDTLTEEDLRLKELIINNCHRMNRVIKNVMQLSRREQSQQQVIDLASFLTQFKQDFCSHSACLIQIELPDTPLLPFHFDKSQLEQILVILCDNAIQHGKNKTGQAEITIKARQTEQNTQLMVCDTGPGVKESVMDAIFDPFFSTVRTGYGMGLYIARDLCEINQASLNVTNRDQGCCFTITLNQASEMLL is encoded by the coding sequence ATGCTTGATCCACAACATGAAGAAAGAAATCTGGCTTCCAAATGGCGACTGTTGTTTGTCTATCACTTTTACCGCCTCGGCTGTGTGCTGCTCTTTTTTGGTATATTAATCTACGATGCTCTTGGTTTTCACGAGTACAACTGGCCATTTATTGCACTGAATACCATGTATCTGGTGATGGCGCTGCTCTTTCTTTATTTACAGTACCTTCATCGACCCGGCTTCAAGACGCAGGTCATCATCTCGGGAACCATGGACATCATTGCTCAGGCTTTACTCATCAGTCTGCTTGGCAATACCCGTTCCTGGCTAGGCATCCTGTTGAATGCGACCATTGCCGCGTTAAGTATTCTGGTGCCCGGACGTCTGGCCATTTTTTTTGCATCCATTGCCAGTTGCATATTGTTGGGTTTCAGTATCCTGCAATACATCCACAGTGACTCGGATAATTTAAGCACCTTCTTTTACAGTGGGGTTCATGGCGCTGGGATTTTTGCCACGGCAATTACCGCCTGGTACTTAGCCAACCGCGTCCGCGCCAGCGAAACACTGGCTGTGCATCGCAGCCACGAATTGGCCAGCATGCAGCGAATCAATGAATACATTGTCGAGCGACTGCATTCCGGTGTCATTTATGTCGATGCCAATCAGACAATCAAATTAATTAATGGGGCGGCGCGTCAATTTTTCAATTGCCTGCAAACCCTGAATTTGGCGACCATTGAGCAGTTGTCGCCAAGTTTGGATAAAAAATACCAGGACTACCTCAAAAAAATCACGGATAGTTTCCGTCCCGCCAAAACCATCATTAACGACCCTTACCTGAGGGTTCATTTTTTTCCGACGCAGGTCGGGACAAAGGTCGCGGTTTTAATCCTTTTAGACGACATGAGTGCGGTTTCACAGCAGGCACAGCAATTGAAACTGGCGTCTTTAGGTCGTTTTTCCGCCAGCATTGCTCATGAATTGCGTAACCCTCTGGGGGCCATATCGCATGCCGTGCAGCTGATGGGTGAAAATGATACCCTCACTGAAGAGGATTTGCGGCTTAAAGAATTGATTATCAATAATTGCCATCGCATGAATCGGGTGATTAAAAATGTCATGCAGCTGTCAAGAAGGGAGCAATCACAACAACAAGTCATTGATTTAGCTTCCTTTCTTACTCAGTTCAAGCAGGATTTCTGCAGTCATTCGGCCTGTTTAATTCAAATCGAACTGCCAGACACCCCCCTTTTGCCTTTTCATTTCGATAAAAGCCAACTTGAGCAAATTTTGGTTATACTTTGTGATAATGCCATTCAACACGGGAAAAATAAGACAGGTCAGGCAGAAATTACCATCAAAGCCAGGCAAACGGAGCAAAATACGCAGTTAATGGTCTGTGATACCGGTCCGGGCGTGAAAGAATCCGTCATGGATGCTATTTTTGATCCATTTTTCAGTACGGTCAGAACCGGCTACGGCATGGGCCTTTACATTGCCCGTGACCTGTGCGAAATCAATCAGGCCAGCTTAAATGTGACGAATAGGGACCAAGGGTGTTGTTTTACCATCACCTTAAATCAGGCAAGTGAGATGCTATTATGA
- a CDS encoding sigma-54-dependent transcriptional regulator has product MSKTKILVVDDEPDICELLSLTLKRMGLNCDTANTYQQGIHFINSEDYSLVLTDMHLPDGDGIELVKYIQKSRPQIPVAVITAYGNVDGAVNTLKAGAFDYVSKPIDLPMLKDLVKTALSMQQKPMVSRDDVLLGNSPIMQELRQNIGKLARSQAPVFILGESGVGKELVAQLIHNQGPRAEKPFIPVNCGAIPSELMESEFFGHKKGSFTGAIGDKSGLFVAANGGTLFLDEIAELPLAMQVKLLRAIQEKAIKPIGEHNEIPVDVRILSASHKNLQNEIACGRFRQDLYYRVNVIELRVPTLQERLSDIPLLANHILQHLAAEQHRPMEPLSKACIQALQNYHFPGNVRELENILERAMAMCEGNTISVEDLHLPAAPVMPVEEKAVPQPAAPVPKNLDGSLYEHEKELILSALEKTKWNRTAAAKLLGVSFRTLRYRLKKLGLD; this is encoded by the coding sequence ATGAGTAAGACCAAGATCCTTGTGGTGGATGACGAGCCGGACATCTGTGAACTGTTGTCGCTAACCTTAAAGCGCATGGGCTTAAATTGCGATACGGCCAATACTTATCAGCAAGGCATTCATTTTATCAATTCAGAGGATTACTCCCTGGTCCTTACAGACATGCACCTCCCCGACGGTGACGGCATTGAACTGGTAAAATACATTCAAAAAAGCCGCCCTCAGATTCCAGTGGCCGTCATCACGGCCTACGGTAACGTGGACGGTGCGGTCAATACGCTTAAAGCTGGAGCGTTTGATTACGTTTCCAAGCCCATCGATCTTCCCATGCTTAAGGATTTGGTAAAAACGGCATTGTCCATGCAGCAAAAACCCATGGTTTCACGCGATGATGTGCTGCTCGGCAATAGCCCCATCATGCAGGAATTGAGGCAAAACATTGGTAAATTGGCTCGCAGTCAGGCGCCTGTCTTTATTCTTGGGGAGTCCGGGGTAGGCAAGGAGTTGGTGGCGCAGTTGATTCACAACCAGGGTCCGCGTGCCGAAAAACCCTTTATTCCGGTAAACTGCGGCGCTATCCCCTCGGAACTCATGGAATCGGAATTTTTTGGCCATAAAAAAGGCAGCTTTACCGGCGCCATCGGCGACAAGTCCGGCCTGTTTGTGGCAGCCAATGGCGGCACCCTTTTTTTGGATGAGATTGCCGAACTGCCCTTAGCCATGCAAGTGAAGTTGTTGCGGGCGATTCAGGAAAAAGCCATTAAACCCATAGGCGAACACAATGAAATCCCTGTTGATGTGCGGATTTTGAGCGCAAGTCATAAAAACCTGCAGAATGAAATTGCCTGCGGCCGATTCCGACAGGATTTGTATTATCGTGTCAATGTGATTGAATTGCGGGTGCCGACTCTCCAGGAAAGATTATCGGATATCCCACTGCTGGCCAACCACATATTGCAGCATTTGGCCGCTGAGCAGCATCGGCCCATGGAACCCTTGTCCAAGGCTTGTATTCAGGCCCTGCAGAATTACCATTTTCCCGGTAACGTGCGCGAGCTCGAAAACATTCTGGAACGGGCGATGGCGATGTGCGAAGGGAATACCATCAGCGTGGAGGATCTGCATTTACCGGCAGCCCCTGTCATGCCTGTTGAAGAAAAGGCCGTACCGCAGCCTGCGGCCCCGGTGCCGAAAAACCTCGACGGATCGCTGTACGAACATGAGAAAGAGTTGATTCTAAGCGCGCTTGAAAAAACCAAATGGAATCGCACGGCGGCGGCTAAACTGTTAGGGGTCAGTTTCAGAACATTAAGGTACCGTCTGAAAAAGCTCGGCCTGGATTAA
- a CDS encoding RES family NAD+ phosphorylase, with amino-acid sequence MMSLIDTLEKTGFASQRCHRLIPSKFPPISLFEDVADAAEFEALYKVQSLTNPRIQDEVGNLSLLPAKERVFGTTGSGFIMAAFTHTNPDGSRFSNGDYGIFYAAERLETAIAETVYHRQRFLQYTHEPAQEIDMRGLVAQFNATLYDLLPLNPETHPVYHRTDYQFGQGLGAAVKKRGDDGLVYHSVRGEGKNFALFRPKTLLSCKQGSHYSYVWDGQAITLVYKKSLAAKTAETIPV; translated from the coding sequence ATGATGTCCCTCATTGACACACTGGAAAAGACCGGGTTTGCGTCACAGCGCTGCCATCGATTAATTCCTTCCAAATTTCCTCCGATCTCACTGTTTGAGGATGTGGCGGATGCCGCGGAGTTCGAAGCCTTGTATAAGGTGCAGTCCCTGACGAATCCGCGTATTCAGGATGAAGTCGGCAATTTAAGCCTGCTGCCTGCAAAAGAAAGGGTGTTCGGCACCACAGGAAGCGGTTTTATCATGGCGGCCTTTACCCACACCAACCCCGACGGCAGCCGTTTTTCCAATGGCGATTATGGCATTTTCTACGCGGCGGAACGATTGGAAACGGCAATCGCTGAAACGGTCTATCATCGTCAGCGCTTTTTACAATACACCCATGAGCCGGCTCAGGAAATCGACATGCGAGGCCTTGTGGCGCAGTTTAACGCAACCCTCTACGACCTGTTGCCGCTTAATCCAGAAACGCATCCGGTTTATCATCGGACGGATTATCAATTCGGCCAGGGTCTTGGCGCCGCGGTTAAGAAGCGCGGCGATGATGGTCTTGTTTATCATTCCGTGCGCGGTGAAGGCAAGAATTTTGCCTTGTTTCGACCAAAAACCCTACTCAGCTGTAAGCAGGGAAGCCACTACAGTTATGTCTGGGATGGACAAGCGATCACCCTGGTTTATAAAAAATCCCTGGCGGCCAAAACGGCAGAAACGATACCGGTTTAA
- a CDS encoding MbcA/ParS/Xre antitoxin family protein, with protein sequence MIPFTANTPLTMNDLQAAFKAVVTILEKWRCSTEEMQTLLGLKRSTLFKYKSDPDKALISRDLAERLSYLLNIHAALRILFSHPESVYGWVRKPNHAPFFNGQSAMAIMMQGRVVDLWSIASRLNAERGGKA encoded by the coding sequence ATGATACCTTTTACCGCGAATACCCCATTAACCATGAATGATTTGCAAGCCGCCTTTAAAGCAGTCGTGACCATCCTTGAAAAATGGCGCTGCAGCACCGAAGAAATGCAGACGCTCCTGGGTTTAAAACGCTCCACCCTGTTTAAATACAAAAGCGATCCGGACAAGGCCCTGATAAGCCGTGATTTGGCCGAACGTTTATCCTATCTTTTGAATATTCATGCTGCATTGCGCATCCTCTTTTCCCATCCCGAATCGGTGTATGGGTGGGTTCGAAAGCCGAACCATGCGCCTTTTTTCAATGGCCAGTCCGCGATGGCCATCATGATGCAGGGCCGTGTGGTCGACTTGTGGTCCATTGCCAGCCGTTTAAATGCAGAGCGAGGCGGTAAAGCATGA
- a CDS encoding M48 family metalloprotease: MSFGNSTAQAFSPYSTSELEELEKEFRQLINQSDLVVRTPLATQYINHLGKRLSQFARMPLPYFFIVKSNEINAFAGPGGYIGINTQLILATQNESELAAVMAHEIAHVRLHHLYRMIQHQKQMRVPMLASMLAAVALGAINPTLAGGAMMASITGFAQDNINFTRANEKEADRIGIAMLIKAGFDPRGMAGFFKKMQEATRYYYTDNIPAILRTHPLDEDRIAEAENRSGNVKHKNYPDSLDYHLFKELIRNSLAENSKQMLDYYQKECRRHNTAAACEYGQSLALMKANQFSNAELQLTRLTTENKDNLFYQVAMAEAEAGNRQFNAALKRLKELQSNYPENYAALMAYAEGLLAAGQAEQATAILLKGFRQFKRDLPLCETLAQAQAASRQKGYAYFTQAQCNLLQGRSRDALRQLNVAKKMAGNDHYLDARIAALKDDIRFMVEQ; this comes from the coding sequence ATGAGCTTTGGCAACAGCACAGCGCAGGCATTCAGTCCCTACTCGACCAGTGAGCTTGAGGAGCTTGAAAAGGAATTCAGGCAATTGATTAATCAATCGGATCTCGTGGTCCGCACCCCGCTCGCGACGCAATACATTAATCATTTAGGTAAACGCTTATCCCAGTTTGCCCGCATGCCCCTGCCCTATTTTTTCATTGTTAAATCCAATGAAATCAACGCCTTCGCAGGTCCCGGCGGCTATATAGGCATCAATACCCAACTGATTCTTGCCACCCAGAATGAAAGCGAACTGGCCGCGGTGATGGCGCATGAAATTGCCCACGTCAGGCTGCACCACCTTTATCGTATGATTCAACATCAAAAACAAATGCGCGTCCCCATGCTGGCCTCCATGCTCGCCGCCGTGGCACTGGGCGCCATCAACCCAACGCTCGCCGGCGGCGCCATGATGGCATCGATTACCGGGTTTGCCCAGGACAATATCAATTTTACCCGTGCCAACGAGAAAGAAGCGGATCGTATCGGCATTGCCATGCTCATAAAAGCGGGGTTTGATCCGCGCGGCATGGCGGGTTTTTTTAAAAAAATGCAGGAAGCCACCCGCTATTATTACACGGACAACATCCCTGCCATTTTACGCACCCACCCGCTGGATGAGGATCGCATTGCCGAAGCAGAGAACCGCAGCGGCAACGTTAAGCATAAAAATTACCCCGACAGCCTTGATTATCATTTGTTTAAAGAACTCATCCGCAACAGCCTCGCGGAAAACAGCAAACAGATGCTGGATTATTATCAGAAGGAATGCCGGCGGCATAATACCGCAGCGGCCTGCGAGTATGGGCAAAGTCTGGCCTTGATGAAAGCCAATCAGTTTAGCAATGCCGAACTTCAATTGACCCGTCTGACCACCGAAAATAAAGACAATCTTTTTTATCAGGTGGCCATGGCCGAAGCCGAGGCAGGCAATCGGCAGTTTAATGCGGCGTTAAAACGACTGAAGGAATTGCAATCCAATTACCCCGAGAATTACGCCGCCCTGATGGCTTATGCCGAGGGCCTTCTTGCTGCCGGACAAGCCGAACAGGCCACGGCCATCCTGTTAAAGGGATTTCGTCAATTCAAGCGCGACCTGCCCCTGTGCGAAACCTTAGCCCAGGCGCAGGCGGCCTCCCGGCAGAAAGGGTATGCCTATTTTACCCAGGCCCAATGCAATCTGCTGCAGGGGCGATCGCGGGATGCCCTGCGGCAATTGAACGTGGCTAAAAAGATGGCAGGAAACGATCACTACCTGGATGCCCGCATCGCTGCCTTGAAAGACGACATCCGGTTTATGGTGGAGCAATAA
- the ribD gene encoding bifunctional diaminohydroxyphosphoribosylaminopyrimidine deaminase/5-amino-6-(5-phosphoribosylamino)uracil reductase RibD, which produces MHNSFMLKALDQARLGRGFCAPNPSVGAVAVRGQMILAAGYHAGAGKPHAEQEVLKQLSGNLEDVTLYVTLEPCNHWGKTPPCVEAIIQAGVGRVVYGFADPNPLVAANNTPALLGQHGIEVMACPLPEIDVFYQSYSHWTLTKKPWVTAKIAQSLDGKIGGPNGERVQLSNDACAEFTHTQRLHSDILLTTAKTVRNDNPRLDVRLPGYTGPKPIAILDRTLGLTADASVFTTAEYCHVFHDETVAVKNPFPHCTYHAISSREGGLDLSAVIAQLGALGYHDVWVEAGGRLFSALHEQHLVNTTLVYLVPEVLGESAGNGYHGGQILKGRRSVSWQAKEDNMILRLDWLEK; this is translated from the coding sequence ATGCACAATTCCTTTATGCTTAAAGCGCTTGACCAGGCAAGGTTAGGCAGGGGTTTTTGTGCACCCAATCCCAGTGTCGGCGCCGTGGCGGTGCGCGGGCAGATGATTCTTGCTGCCGGGTATCACGCCGGGGCAGGGAAACCGCATGCCGAGCAGGAAGTGCTTAAGCAATTGTCTGGCAATCTGGAGGATGTGACCTTGTACGTCACCCTCGAGCCCTGCAACCATTGGGGAAAAACGCCGCCCTGTGTCGAGGCCATTATTCAGGCAGGCGTCGGGCGGGTTGTTTATGGATTTGCCGACCCCAACCCCCTGGTGGCGGCCAATAATACCCCAGCCTTGTTAGGTCAGCATGGCATTGAGGTCATGGCCTGTCCTTTGCCTGAAATTGATGTGTTTTATCAAAGTTATTCCCATTGGACGCTCACAAAAAAGCCCTGGGTTACCGCGAAAATAGCACAAAGCCTCGATGGCAAAATCGGGGGGCCTAACGGTGAAAGGGTGCAGCTTTCCAATGACGCCTGCGCCGAATTCACTCACACCCAACGGCTTCACAGCGACATTCTGTTAACCACGGCAAAGACTGTCCGTAACGACAATCCCCGTCTTGATGTGCGCTTGCCCGGATACACTGGCCCAAAGCCCATTGCCATCCTGGATCGCACCCTCGGCTTAACCGCTGATGCGTCTGTTTTTACTACCGCCGAGTATTGCCATGTTTTTCACGACGAAACGGTCGCCGTGAAAAACCCCTTTCCCCATTGTACCTACCATGCCATCAGCAGCCGGGAAGGCGGTCTGGATTTGAGCGCCGTGATTGCGCAGCTCGGGGCTTTAGGCTATCACGACGTCTGGGTTGAAGCCGGTGGGCGGTTGTTTTCTGCCCTTCATGAGCAACACCTGGTGAATACCACGCTGGTTTATCTCGTGCCTGAAGTATTAGGTGAATCCGCAGGCAATGGTTATCATGGCGGTCAGATTTTAAAGGGCAGGCGTTCCGTCTCGTGGCAGGCGAAGGAAGACAATATGATATTGCGTCTGGATTGGTTGGAGAAGTGA
- a CDS encoding riboflavin synthase, producing the protein MFTGLIEEKAQVISNEPASGGRRLCLHSPFKTLQSGESIAVNGVCLTHKSEDALSLVFDVSPETLAKTTLGQLKAGDLVNLERAMLAHTRFGGHYVSGHVDTTAGLAAMKNVGDYYEIQVNEFGADARLYLLPKGSITLDGVSLTINAVTPQAIHLMLVPHTLKVTTLGDLKPGHRFNVEFDYLTRIVAHQLSISGQLKNEVYS; encoded by the coding sequence ATGTTTACCGGACTTATAGAAGAAAAAGCGCAGGTGATAAGTAACGAGCCGGCTTCGGGGGGCAGGCGCCTGTGCCTGCACTCGCCATTTAAGACGCTGCAAAGCGGTGAGAGCATTGCAGTGAACGGCGTCTGCCTGACTCATAAGTCAGAGGACGCCTTGAGTCTGGTGTTTGATGTTTCACCCGAAACACTGGCTAAAACAACCCTGGGCCAGCTGAAGGCAGGGGATTTAGTTAATCTCGAGCGTGCCATGCTGGCGCATACCCGGTTTGGCGGCCACTATGTCAGCGGCCACGTCGACACGACAGCCGGGTTAGCCGCAATGAAGAACGTCGGTGACTATTATGAAATTCAGGTGAATGAGTTTGGTGCGGATGCCCGGTTGTACCTGCTTCCCAAGGGCAGCATTACCCTGGATGGCGTGAGTTTGACCATTAACGCGGTGACCCCGCAGGCCATTCATTTGATGCTGGTGCCGCATACACTCAAGGTGACGACCCTGGGAGACCTTAAACCCGGTCATCGTTTTAACGTGGAATTTGATTATTTGACTCGAATTGTTGCTCATCAACTCAGCATTTCGGGCCAGTTAAAGAATGAGGTTTATTCATGA
- a CDS encoding bifunctional 3,4-dihydroxy-2-butanone-4-phosphate synthase/GTP cyclohydrolase II, with product MTSPFASIEHAIDTLKAGRMIMLLDDENRENEGDLVIAAQHATPEAINFMSRFGRGLICLPMAGELIDKLQLPMMATHNRSPYGTAFTVSIEAARGVSTGISANDRAHTIQVAIDAASSAADIISPGHVFPLRAKEGGVLKRQGQTEGSVDLARLAGLTPAAVICEIINDDGTMSRRDELAVFSQQHDIPMVTIRDLIDYRIRHETLVDAAAETTIPLQDHGPFSMTVFSNELDDAEHFALVKKPVVANQVPLVRIHSECITGDVFGSCKCDCGAQLQRSLSLIAKEGGVLIYLRQEGRGIGLANKLKAYALQEQGLDTVDANLKLGFPADNRDYAIGFQILKYLGIDVLRLITNNPQKLEGIRKFGLTISERVPLAIEPSNENRNYLKTKQTRLGHLMTVD from the coding sequence ATGACGAGTCCTTTTGCCAGTATTGAGCACGCAATCGACACTTTAAAGGCAGGGCGCATGATCATGCTCCTTGATGATGAAAATCGTGAAAACGAAGGGGATCTGGTGATTGCGGCGCAGCATGCCACGCCAGAAGCCATTAATTTCATGTCGCGATTTGGGCGCGGTTTAATCTGCCTGCCCATGGCGGGGGAGCTGATCGATAAATTGCAGTTGCCCATGATGGCTACCCATAACCGCTCGCCGTATGGCACGGCGTTCACCGTCTCCATAGAAGCTGCCCGCGGGGTGTCAACGGGCATTTCCGCCAATGATCGTGCCCACACCATTCAGGTCGCTATTGATGCGGCCAGCAGCGCGGCTGACATTATTTCCCCGGGGCATGTTTTTCCGTTGCGCGCGAAAGAAGGTGGCGTATTGAAGCGTCAGGGCCAGACTGAGGGCAGTGTCGACCTGGCAAGGCTTGCCGGATTGACGCCGGCTGCGGTGATTTGTGAAATCATCAACGATGACGGCACCATGAGCCGCCGTGACGAGCTCGCTGTTTTTTCACAACAGCACGATATCCCCATGGTCACTATCCGTGACCTGATTGATTACCGCATACGCCATGAAACACTGGTGGATGCCGCCGCAGAAACCACCATTCCCCTGCAGGATCACGGGCCTTTTTCCATGACCGTATTCAGCAACGAACTGGATGATGCCGAACATTTTGCCCTGGTAAAAAAACCGGTGGTTGCCAATCAGGTTCCTTTGGTGCGCATTCATTCCGAGTGCATTACCGGGGATGTGTTTGGTTCCTGCAAATGCGATTGCGGCGCGCAATTGCAGCGTTCCTTAAGCCTGATTGCCAAAGAGGGCGGTGTGCTGATTTATTTGCGTCAGGAAGGACGCGGTATTGGTTTGGCTAATAAATTAAAAGCTTACGCCCTGCAGGAGCAGGGTCTGGATACCGTGGATGCCAACTTAAAACTGGGATTTCCGGCCGATAACCGCGACTACGCCATCGGTTTTCAGATTCTTAAGTACTTAGGCATTGATGTTCTGCGCTTAATCACCAATAATCCGCAAAAACTTGAGGGCATCAGGAAATTTGGCTTAACCATCAGCGAACGCGTGCCGTTAGCCATTGAGCCTTCAAACGAGAATCGTAACTATTTAAAGACCAAGCAAACCCGGCTGGGTCACTTAATGACTGTGGATTAG
- the ribH gene encoding 6,7-dimethyl-8-ribityllumazine synthase, producing MKLIDETTAERSPSFPVALVVSQFNRDVTAELKKGAMERLLQAGFHDHDLLIVEVPGAVEIPLAAQRLAAKGQVQAIIALGAVIRGETTHYDYVCEQVSNGCQRVALDYNLPVVFGVLTTENDAQAWDRLGGRHGHKGQDAADCAIAMHTILKQL from the coding sequence ATGAAACTGATTGATGAAACAACGGCTGAACGAAGCCCTTCTTTTCCGGTGGCCTTAGTGGTAAGCCAGTTTAATCGCGATGTAACCGCTGAATTAAAGAAAGGCGCGATGGAGCGTTTATTGCAGGCAGGATTTCATGACCATGATTTACTGATTGTGGAGGTGCCTGGCGCTGTTGAAATTCCGTTGGCTGCCCAACGCCTCGCGGCAAAAGGGCAGGTGCAAGCCATTATTGCTCTGGGGGCTGTTATTCGCGGCGAAACCACGCATTATGACTATGTCTGTGAACAGGTCAGCAATGGCTGCCAGCGGGTAGCGCTGGATTATAACCTGCCCGTTGTTTTTGGGGTATTAACCACTGAAAATGACGCGCAGGCCTGGGATCGCCTGGGCGGGCGTCACGGCCATAAAGGACAGGATGCAGCCGATTGCGCGATAGCCATGCATACCATACTCAAACAACTTTAA
- a CDS encoding CTP synthase, with amino-acid sequence MTNYIFITGGVVSSLGKGIAAASLAAILEARGLSVTLIKLDPYINVDPGTMSPFQHGEVFVTHDGAETDLDLGHYERFVRTTMTKRNNFTTGKIYETVIKKERRGDYLGGTVQVIPHITNEIKRSIKMGAEGFDIAMIEIGGTVGDIESLPFLEAIRQMRMELGSQHALFIHLTLVPYIPTSGETKTKPTQHSVKELRSIGIQPDILICRSEKALSMSDREKIALFTNVEKEGVISLEDAKTIYQIPMILHEQGLDEIVVKKLNLELKPADLSEWKTVVEKQAMQNKTIKVAMVGKYTELNDAYKSINEALLHAGIHTQTKVEIVYIDAEQIEKQGIDQLSDVDAILVPGGFGPRGIEGKISAIQYAREKGVPFLGICLGMQTAVIEFARHVAGLTGANSTEFNNKTPHPVIGLISEWAEADGRINVRDEHTDLGGTMRLGAQACLLDPQSLAYRVYENNEQIMERHRHRYEVNNQYIDQLTQAGLVISGRSGDKLLVEMIELPNHPWFIACQFHPEFTSTPRDGHPLFKQFVLAGRNYHQEKDKA; translated from the coding sequence ATGACAAATTATATCTTCATCACCGGCGGCGTAGTTTCTTCTTTAGGTAAAGGCATCGCAGCCGCTTCATTAGCCGCAATTCTTGAAGCACGCGGGTTAAGCGTTACCCTCATTAAGCTTGATCCCTACATTAACGTTGATCCTGGCACCATGAGCCCTTTCCAGCATGGCGAAGTGTTTGTGACGCATGACGGCGCTGAGACGGATCTTGATCTTGGCCATTATGAACGCTTTGTTCGTACAACCATGACAAAAAGGAATAACTTCACCACCGGGAAAATTTACGAGACGGTGATTAAAAAAGAACGGCGCGGGGATTACCTCGGGGGTACTGTTCAGGTTATTCCGCACATTACCAACGAAATCAAGCGTTCGATTAAGATGGGTGCGGAAGGTTTTGACATTGCCATGATTGAAATTGGTGGCACGGTCGGGGACATTGAATCCCTCCCTTTCCTGGAAGCGATTCGTCAGATGCGCATGGAGTTGGGAAGCCAGCATGCCCTGTTTATTCATCTGACCCTGGTTCCCTATATTCCTACCTCGGGAGAAACCAAGACCAAGCCTACCCAGCATTCCGTCAAGGAACTCCGTTCCATCGGGATACAGCCTGACATCCTTATCTGCCGTTCTGAAAAGGCATTGTCCATGAGTGATCGGGAAAAAATTGCCTTGTTCACCAACGTCGAAAAGGAAGGGGTTATCTCCCTTGAAGACGCCAAAACCATTTACCAGATTCCGATGATTCTGCATGAGCAGGGGCTCGATGAAATCGTGGTTAAAAAACTGAATCTTGAGTTAAAGCCTGCTGATTTAAGCGAGTGGAAAACAGTGGTTGAAAAGCAGGCCATGCAGAACAAGACCATTAAAGTCGCCATGGTGGGTAAATACACCGAATTGAATGACGCCTACAAATCCATTAACGAAGCCCTGTTGCACGCCGGTATTCATACCCAGACCAAAGTGGAGATTGTTTACATCGATGCTGAGCAGATTGAAAAACAGGGGATTGACCAGTTAAGCGATGTGGATGCCATTCTAGTGCCTGGCGGTTTTGGTCCGCGAGGCATCGAAGGCAAAATTAGCGCTATTCAGTATGCGCGTGAGAAAGGCGTGCCTTTCCTGGGCATTTGCCTTGGCATGCAAACAGCTGTGATTGAGTTCGCTCGCCATGTCGCGGGATTGACGGGTGCCAATTCCACTGAATTCAACAACAAGACGCCTCATCCTGTCATTGGTTTAATCAGCGAATGGGCTGAAGCTGATGGCCGCATCAATGTCCGGGATGAACACACTGACCTCGGCGGCACCATGCGCCTTGGCGCCCAGGCGTGTCTGCTCGACCCTCAATCGCTGGCTTACCGCGTTTATGAAAATAACGAGCAGATTATGGAGCGTCATCGCCACCGATATGAAGTCAATAATCAATACATTGACCAGTTGACTCAGGCTGGATTAGTCATTTCCGGACGCTCAGGGGACAAGCTGCTGGTTGAAATGATAGAGCTGCCTAATCATCCCTGGTTTATTGCCTGTCAATTCCATCCCGAGTTTACTTCCACGCCGCGTGATGGCCATCCGCTGTTTAAGCAATTTGTATTGGCGGGACGCAACTATCACCAAGAAAAGGATAAAGCATGA